A window of Kangiella sp. TOML190 genomic DNA:
TTAATAAGGGCATCATAAGGTGCTTTCACTTTAGTGCGAGCAAGATCCCTTTGCGCCTTTAATAAAGTCGCTTCTGCAGATTGTACCGAAGCCTTTGCTTGTTCTAGTTGGGGGATTTTTAAAACTAAATCATTCGGCTCACCTTTGCCGATTTTCGCCCAGTCTTTGCGCGCTTGATCGCTTCTTGCTTTGGCATCATGAAAGCTGGCTTTAGCTTGGGCAAGGCCTGCCTCTGCTGAGCGTAAGTTTGCTACGTAATTGGCCGGATCAATGGTTAACAGCAAATCTCCTTTATTGACAAATGCGCCAACTCGAAACTTGGGAGACACCTGGCTGATGCGTCCACTGACTTCAGCTACTATATTACTTGAAAGCTTAGGAGTAACAGGCCCTTGGCTGTCGACTAAGAATTGTTGAGACTCTACGCTAGCGAAAACCGTTTCAACAAGTGGAGCAGGGGGTACTTGCACCCTTTGAGGTGGTTGTTTTTTAGTGGCAATTCCCACTGCAATAACTGCAACAGTAATCCCCAAGATTAATAAACCGATTAATATTCTCTTAGTCATAGCCCTTCTCGAAAGTGTGAACCCTTTTATTTATTTCTGCTGACATTATAAAGACTATAGTTGCTAGCACCTAATGTTTAGTGGTGACAAAGCGTTAACAAATGTTTCAGAAGTTACAACTGTTTAATTATCAATAAGATAGGCGCTGCATCTTTATCTAGTACAATTATCATTCTGTTGATGTGAATGAATCGTAAATATTTGATTTTTTACTGCCAATCTTCATCGTTTTTTAGCTTCTAAATCGATAATTTCGTATTGACAGAGTTAGACTCCATGCTAAAATGCGCGCCACTGATTTGCACTAACGTGTGTCTGATTGGGGCTATAGCTCAGCTGGGAGAGCGCTACACTGGCAGTGTAGAGGTCAGCGGTTCGATCCCGCTTAGCTCCACCATTTCTTTTTCTCGTACTTCTTCTTCTAAAACCTATCTCTAAACTTGTGGTTACTTACGGCGCTTTACAAGTTCCTCAAGGCTTAACCGTGACCATTGCGTTATGAGATCCGGTGTTATCCAAATTAAGCCAATTTAACTGTTAAGAATTATATTCGGAAAAAGGATCACTGGCGTATCTTTAGCGGCTAAGTTAATCTAGTTGTTAAGAGAAAAGTTATTGGTAATATGGAGTGCGCTATGAAATTAATAAACTCAAAGCTAATCGGTGTGTCATTGATAGGTTTAAGCCTATTGATAGGTTGTGCATCAGTTCCTGATATTTATACCGATCAGGATCCTTCTCAAGATTTTTCTAGTTACAAGAGCTTTGCTTGGGCGCATGGTGAACCAGCGGCAGTGGCTGGTGATTACACCATATCGCCGCTTGTCTTAAGTCGTATTAATACTGCGATAAAAAACAGTTTGCTTGCCAAAGGCTACCGTTTTAATGAGGAGTTGGCTACGGCGGACTTCGCGGTAGCTTATACGGTGGGAGCTCGCGATAAGATTAGAGTGAATTCCTACCCGTCATCATTTTATGGCTATTACGATAGTTGGTCATGGGGTTATCCTTATTATCCAGGGCCGGCTTACGCAGCTCCTGTGACTGAAACTCGTACCTCGACCATAATCCAAGGTGAGTTGGCCATTGATGTGTACGATGTAAAAACCAAACGACCAGTATGGCATGGTCGTGCTAGCCAGCGGATCACCAAGAAAAGCGAGCAAGAGCAGCAAGCAGCTATTGATAATGTGGTGGTCAGTATTTTAAAGTCCTTTGGCTCTGCTCCTGTTGCTGAGTAGAGATAATAATTTTTTATAGTTATCTTTGACAAAAGTGGGCGAGGGCATTAATATTGCGCCCGCGTTTGAGGGAAAGGCCTAATTCCCCAAACTTAAACAGTGTCCCGTTCGTCTAGAGGCCTAGGACACCGCCCTTTCACGGCGGTAACAGGGGTTCGACTCCCCTACGGGATGCCATATACCAAAAAGCCCAGCCGCAAGGTTGGGCTTTTTTTATATTGGCGCTCTAGTAAGCGCTGGGCAATCCTACGAAAACGAAAATATCAATGAAGCATGGGTAAAGTGATCAGATCCTTACTCTCATAACTTTGCTATGCTATTCTTTTATTCAAATAACTGATTATCGAGCTGATAAGGGTCATTTATCCATGAAACTTAAAGCTGTTTTATTATCTTTATCAATAGGTTTATTGATCTCTAGTTGTAGTGAACCGGACAACAAGACAAGCCTTAGTAACAAACAGTTGGTGCGTAACTATATTGAGGCTTTTGCGGCTCAACAGCCGGAAAAAATGCTTACTATGGTTAGTGACGATATTCGTTGGCACTATCTTGATTTAAATGGAATTAGTTATAGCGGTAGTGGTAAGAAGCAGTTGACTAAAGAGTTGGTGAGTTATTTCGCATCCACCGATCTCCAAGCAGTTGAGGTGTTAAAAATTCAATCAGAGGGCGATTGGCTGACCGTTTTTGAAGCGCCGACATGGTTAAAAGATAAGCAAAAGTATACCCAAAAAGGAGTTGCCGTCTATTACATTGAAGACGCAAAAATCAGCCAGGTTTGGTATTATCCGGCTTTCGAAAAGCAAGAATTGTCTTCTCAATAGCCAAAAATAAAGAAAACCAAAAAGAGAGCCAACCCATATCATGTTAGAAAAAATTACCGAGCGAGTTTCTTGTGGTCGTTTACAAGCGCCCGCACCATCTAAAGCACAAATGCAGAAATTGTTTCAAGCGGCTTTAAGAGCGCCGGATCATAAAAGCCTAAAGCCATGGGAGTATATTGTTTTTGAAGGTGAGCAAGCTTTAAATCAGTTAGCGCAGGCTTACCTTGAAGCCAGTCTCAAAGAAAATTCGGATTTGGATGAGGCGAAAAAAGCACGCATCTTGTCATTACCCCATCGAGCTCCAATGGTGATAGTGGCGGTAGCTAAACACCGCCATCATCAAAAAGTACCGCACCTTGAAGAGATTCTCTCGACAGGGGCCGGGGTACAAAATTTGATCCTCGGTGCATACGATTTAGGCTTTGGTGCCTATTGGCGCTCAGGTCCATTATGTTTCAATCCCCATCTTAAAGCTTTATTGCAGGTTTCTCAGGAAGATACCATCGTTGGTTTTATTTATCTTGGCACGCCCAGTGTCGAATTAAAAGCCAAGCCTATTCCAGAAATTGGTGATTTTGTGCGCTATGGGCTTGATGGAATAGACGGTTAAACGGGATGTTTTCTAGCACCATCGAATTGCCGCTATGGCTATTAATTATTATTGTAGCTTTTGCGTTGGTGATGGTGCTTGATAGAATTTTGATGCCGAGTATGCGCTGGTTTTTAAGGCGCAAAGTTAACAATATTTTAACGGAATTTAGCGATAAACTGTCGATAGAAATTCGTCCTTTCCAGTTAACTCGCAAGCGAACTTTAGTGGATCGTTTGGTGTTTGATGAGCAAGTATTAACTGCGATTAAAGCGTATGCCGTAGAAAATGATATGCCGGCTGAGGTTGCGCAAGAAAAAGCCTATCATTATGCGCGCGAGATAGTTCCAAAGTTTAATGCTTATATTTATTTTAAGTTCGGCCACTGGTTAGCGAAAAGTATTACCCGCTTGATTTATCGAATGAAGGTGGGTTTTTACGATAAGGGGAAACTGGCCAAGATTAATCCAGAATCAAGCGTGGTTTTTGTGATGAATCATCGCTCTAATATGGATTATATGGTGGTTTCTTTTCTGGTAATGAAACAAACCGCGCTGTCTTATGCCGTCGGCGAATGGGCTCGAGTTTGGCCACTGGCGCCTTTGATCCGTTCGATGGGCGCCTTTTTTGTACGGCGCAACTCTAACAATCCTCTCTACCGAAAAATACTGGAAAGGTACGTGCATTATTCTTCGCGCGCTGGCGTCAGCCAAGCAGTCTATCCGGAAGGTGGTTTAACTAAAGACGGTTGCCTAAAAACACCTAAACTGGGCTTTTTAGACTATATTTTACGTGATTATGACAGAGCTACGGATCGCGATATAGTCTTTATTCCTGTAGGGCTAAACTA
This region includes:
- a CDS encoding DUF4136 domain-containing protein, whose protein sequence is MKLINSKLIGVSLIGLSLLIGCASVPDIYTDQDPSQDFSSYKSFAWAHGEPAAVAGDYTISPLVLSRINTAIKNSLLAKGYRFNEELATADFAVAYTVGARDKIRVNSYPSSFYGYYDSWSWGYPYYPGPAYAAPVTETRTSTIIQGELAIDVYDVKTKRPVWHGRASQRITKKSEQEQQAAIDNVVVSILKSFGSAPVAE
- a CDS encoding nuclear transport factor 2 family protein codes for the protein MKLKAVLLSLSIGLLISSCSEPDNKTSLSNKQLVRNYIEAFAAQQPEKMLTMVSDDIRWHYLDLNGISYSGSGKKQLTKELVSYFASTDLQAVEVLKIQSEGDWLTVFEAPTWLKDKQKYTQKGVAVYYIEDAKISQVWYYPAFEKQELSSQ
- a CDS encoding nitroreductase; this encodes MLEKITERVSCGRLQAPAPSKAQMQKLFQAALRAPDHKSLKPWEYIVFEGEQALNQLAQAYLEASLKENSDLDEAKKARILSLPHRAPMVIVAVAKHRHHQKVPHLEEILSTGAGVQNLILGAYDLGFGAYWRSGPLCFNPHLKALLQVSQEDTIVGFIYLGTPSVELKAKPIPEIGDFVRYGLDGIDG
- a CDS encoding 1-acyl-sn-glycerol-3-phosphate acyltransferase; this translates as MFSSTIELPLWLLIIIVAFALVMVLDRILMPSMRWFLRRKVNNILTEFSDKLSIEIRPFQLTRKRTLVDRLVFDEQVLTAIKAYAVENDMPAEVAQEKAYHYAREIVPKFNAYIYFKFGHWLAKSITRLIYRMKVGFYDKGKLAKINPESSVVFVMNHRSNMDYMVVSFLVMKQTALSYAVGEWARVWPLAPLIRSMGAFFVRRNSNNPLYRKILERYVHYSSRAGVSQAVYPEGGLTKDGCLKTPKLGFLDYILRDYDRATDRDIVFIPVGLNYDRVIEDKSLERSLHAELPKRSKWFVLKTATRFILKTLFMKRKDRWRKFGYAGVNFGEPISAQEYFKNLDKP